Proteins encoded within one genomic window of Trifolium pratense cultivar HEN17-A07 unplaced genomic scaffold, ARS_RC_1.1 scaffold_92, whole genome shotgun sequence:
- the LOC123901998 gene encoding uncharacterized protein LOC123901998 has product MSYFEKFNFNLSIIFTGSLFPSSSVSKKKPNLSMSLKSALSILRDQKDRLMIAAQYRLIIPCRFAAAHVYYRFRRHHRTSSPIEIDWSQEHPKKDFMTKPYSEWTDKDKTECFMARYKRFGTGGL; this is encoded by the exons ATGTCGTACTTTGAGAAATTCAACTTTAATTTGAGTATAATTTTTACAGGCAGTCTTTTTCCTAGTTCATCAGTAAGTAAGAAGAAACCTAACCTAAGT ATGTCTCTGAAATCTGCTCTGTCGATACTCCGCGATCAGAAGGATAGGTTGATGATTGCAGCACAGTATAGGTTGATTATTCCTTGTAGATTTGCAGCAGCACATGTATACTATAGATTTCGTCGTCATCATCGGACTTCTTCTCCTATTGAAATTGATTGGAGCCAGGAACATCCAAAAAAGGACTTTATGACAAAACCTTATAGTGAATGGACCGACAAAGATAAAACTGAGTGTTTTATGGCAAGATATAAACGCTTTGGCACAGGAGGACTTTGA